In Sus scrofa isolate TJ Tabasco breed Duroc chromosome 11, Sscrofa11.1, whole genome shotgun sequence, the following proteins share a genomic window:
- the LOC110255780 gene encoding progesterone receptor-like translates to MVPLSGRQAQRRRQRRGRAPARKFRGLRGAAPSPPLLHAPDAEACGWLAAPRHSGAPGLAEPGLRIERGGGRRRAAAAAAAAAAAWARRALLGGAGHPAAGAQALGSAARVLDLPRAAGHPGSCSRERGGCMRLSRAPAKGEGAARPRRPGCPRAPRPARAPVAFALRSRGAGAARADGARRKFAEEPPAAAAGEVPVRSRLPGRGALLLRVVPPRRGHADTLAHTGWHRHNPPAGVTGALLPAAKTCPR, encoded by the exons ATGGTCCCGCTCTCAGGCCGGCAGGctcagcggcggcggcagcgacGCGGACGGGCGCCCGCTCGGAAGTTTCGGGGACTCCGGGGCGCGGCTCCGAGCCCGCCGCTCCTCCATGCCCCTGACGCCGAGGCGTGCGGCTGGCTGGCGGCCCCGCGGCACTCTGGCGCTCCGGGGCTGGCAGAGCCGGGCCTGCGAATCGAGCGGGGAGGCGGGCGCcggcgcgcggcggcggcggcggcggcggcggcggctgcttgGG CGCGGCGCGCGCTCTTAGGCGGCGCGGGGCATCCCGCCGCCGGCGCTCAGGCGCTGGGGAGCGCGGCTCGGGTCCTGGACCTGCCCCGGGCAGCCGGGCACCCGGGCAGCTGCAGCCGCGAGCGCGGGGGCTGCATGAGGCTCTCCAGGGCGCCGGCCAAGGGCGAAGGCGcggcccggccccgccgcccCGGCTGCCCGCGGGCCCCGCGCCCGGCACGCGCGCCCGTCGCCTTTGCCCTCAGGTCGCGAGGCGCGGGAGCCGCGAGGGCGGACGGCGCCCGCCGCAAGTTTGCAGAGGAGCCCCCCGCAGCGGCTGCGGGCGAGGTGCCGGTGCGCAGCCGCCTCCCCGGGCGAGGGGCACTGCTGCTCCGGGTCGTTCCGCCCAGGCGCGGGCACGCAGACACACTCGCACACACTGGCTGGCACCGCCACAACCCGCCAGCCGGTGTGACAGGAGCCCTGCTACCCGCAGCAAAAACCTGCCCTAG ataa